The following proteins are encoded in a genomic region of Cryptomeria japonica chromosome 11, Sugi_1.0, whole genome shotgun sequence:
- the LOC131859722 gene encoding uncharacterized protein LOC131859722, producing the protein MALEELCTSVIYRECSLFECFWSSINVFLRFLVLSLVTILFCFFFGFLNFFGEGFVRRARWIVCVICSVFFVFWFYCEEEAEQRKDRGRGRAKEATSKRKISSSRMKVMAKGGSRACNFLRIG; encoded by the exons ATGGCTCTCGAAGAGCTTTGCACTTCTGTTATCTACAGAGAGTGTTCcttgtttgaatgtttttggtcttcTATCAATGTTTTCCTCcgttttcttgttctttctctcgttacaattttgttttgttttttctttgggtttttaaatttttttggtgaGGGTTTTGTTCGGCGTGCACGCTGGATTGTCTGTGTGATTTGTtctgttttttttgttttctggtTTTACTGTGAGGAAGAGGCAGAGCAAAGGAAGGacagaggaagaggcagagcaaAGGAAGCCACCAGTAAGAGgaaaatttcttcttctag gaTGAAGGTGATGGCTAAAGGTGGTTCTAGGGCTTGTAATTTTCTACGAATAGGGTGA